The Thermosipho melanesiensis BI429 sequence GAGAAAGAAATAGTGAAAGTGGTTAAAAACAAAATAAATTTAAAATTACTTTTAGCTTCTGTAGTTGTTGTAGCTGGAACCTCAACTGGGTGATATTTTTGTATCCAATTTTTCCATTCAGATGTTTCTGTAGAATTTTTTTGTATATTCTCAATTAATTTATTAACTATCGGATTGTCTGTATAGCTTGATAGATATGCTTTTGCTTTATCATAATTTCCAATCATGAAAGCACATATACCAGCTTTGAATTTTAACGAAGCATCATATCCTTCGATTGAAGGATCTAAAACCAAAGCTTTTTCAAAATATTCTAGAGCTTTTTGGTAATTATCTTGTTGATAAGCATTAATGCCAGCTTCATAATATTCAATAGCTTCTTTTACAAATGAAAAAGAAATGGTAAATATCAAAAGTAAGAAAATAAGTAAATACTTTTTCATTTTAACTTCCTTTCTGGGAATCTATTAGTGCTAAAAAATCGTCATTTGATTTTGTTTCTTTTAATTTGGTGATAATCAATCGCAATCCTTCTTCTTCATCCATAGAAGATAGCATTTTTCTCAAAAGCCAGATTTTTTTCATGTTTTCAGGTGAAAATAAAAGTTCTTCTTTTCTTGTGCCAGATAATGTAATGTTAATAGCAGGAAATATTCTTTTATTTGCAAGTTGCCTTGAAAGAACAAGCTCCATGTTTCCTGTTCCTTTAAATTCTTCAAATATTACCTCATCCATTTTAGACCCAGTTTCAATTAAAGAAGTTGCGATAATTGTTAAACTACCACCTTCTTTGATATTTCTTGCTGCACCAAAAAAGTGTTTTGGTTTATACAAAGCTGCAGGATCAACGCCACCACTTAGTAATTTACCACTTGGAGGTACGTTAATATTGTAAACTCTTGCAAGTCTAGTTAAACTGTCTAAGAGTATTACGACATCATGTCCGTACTCTACAAGTCTTTTTGCCATTTCAAGTGTTAACTCTGCTTTTTTAATTTGTTTATCTGGTGGCATGTCAAATGGTGCGGCTATAACCTTTGCATCTACAGATTCTTTGATATCGGTTACTTCTTCTGGTCTTTCATCAATTAGAAGTACTATTCTAACGGTATCAGGATAATTTTTTGCTATACCATTTGCTATTTCCTTTAAAATAGTTGTTTTTCCAGCTTTTGGTGGTGCTACGATCATGCCTCTTTGTCCTTTGCCAATAGGTGAGAACAAATCTATAATTCTCGTTGATAAGGTATTAGTATCAGTTTCAAGTATATATCGGGTATCCGGATAACAAGGAGTAAGATTTTCAAAGTTAACTCTTTCGTTTGCAAGTTCGGGGTCTTTATAGTTAATTGCTTCAATTTTTATCATAGCAAAAAATCTTTCTCCTTCTTTTGGAGGACGAATAACTCCAGATATAATGTCACCGGTGTTAAGATT is a genomic window containing:
- the rho gene encoding transcription termination factor Rho: MNVETFNIKDLEKKTIKELYKLAKEYDIARYTSMRKQDLIFAILEARAQSEGYFFGEGVLEVHPDGFGFLRNMESMLPSSKDIYISNSQIRKFNLNTGDIISGVIRPPKEGERFFAMIKIEAINYKDPELANERVNFENLTPCYPDTRYILETDTNTLSTRIIDLFSPIGKGQRGMIVAPPKAGKTTILKEIANGIAKNYPDTVRIVLLIDERPEEVTDIKESVDAKVIAAPFDMPPDKQIKKAELTLEMAKRLVEYGHDVVILLDSLTRLARVYNINVPPSGKLLSGGVDPAALYKPKHFFGAARNIKEGGSLTIIATSLIETGSKMDEVIFEEFKGTGNMELVLSRQLANKRIFPAINITLSGTRKEELLFSPENMKKIWLLRKMLSSMDEEEGLRLIITKLKETKSNDDFLALIDSQKGS